The Spiroplasma clarkii genome has a window encoding:
- the hisS gene encoding histidine--tRNA ligase produces the protein MIQKPRGTEDIFEQKAKEFFSLEMIIRNLVDLYNYNEIKTPIFEVTELFKRGVGTETDIVSKEMFSFLDRKNRELTLRPEGTAPTVRAVLENKLYINEKLPLKLFYFGNMFRYERPQAGRQRQFNQFGIEVFGPKTFEIDSEIICLAVSILKTIGLEQHHVHLNYLVSGAARKQYIIDLKAQLKSLTLCADCVSRLETNPLRVLDCKVDNHLFGNIVAMSDYLNEADQQHYQSLKTLLSNIGIKFVEDKLLVRGLDYYTGFVFEIKDSNNSTLLGGGRYDNLVKELGDVDLPAAGFAFGLERIILALESLNISLVEENYLDAYIIGLTPKAKHFANILLLMLRSSDLKVDFDFMDRSLKSAFKQSEKFNAKNIIIIGDNELKENVVVIKNQITNKEQKVKIENIVETLRKGF, from the coding sequence ATGATTCAAAAACCAAGAGGTACTGAAGACATATTTGAACAAAAAGCTAAAGAGTTTTTTAGTCTAGAAATGATAATTAGAAATTTAGTTGATTTATACAATTACAATGAAATTAAAACACCTATTTTTGAAGTTACAGAGCTTTTTAAACGTGGAGTTGGTACAGAAACTGATATTGTTTCTAAAGAAATGTTCTCATTTTTAGATCGTAAAAATAGGGAATTAACTTTAAGACCAGAAGGTACAGCACCAACTGTTCGAGCAGTTTTAGAAAACAAACTTTACATCAATGAGAAATTACCCTTAAAATTATTTTATTTTGGTAACATGTTTCGCTATGAAAGACCTCAGGCAGGACGTCAAAGACAGTTTAATCAATTTGGAATTGAGGTTTTTGGTCCAAAAACCTTTGAGATTGATAGTGAAATTATTTGTTTAGCAGTTTCAATTTTAAAAACAATTGGTTTAGAGCAACACCATGTGCACTTGAATTATTTAGTTAGTGGTGCTGCCCGAAAACAATACATCATTGATTTAAAAGCACAACTAAAATCTTTAACCTTATGTGCTGATTGTGTAAGCCGTTTAGAGACAAATCCATTACGTGTTTTAGATTGTAAAGTTGACAACCACCTGTTTGGAAATATTGTTGCTATGAGTGATTACTTGAATGAAGCAGATCAACAACACTATCAAAGCTTAAAAACATTACTAAGCAATATTGGTATAAAATTTGTGGAGGATAAATTGTTAGTTAGAGGTCTAGATTATTACACAGGTTTTGTTTTTGAAATTAAAGATTCAAATAATTCAACTCTTCTTGGAGGAGGAAGATATGATAATCTTGTTAAAGAATTAGGTGATGTTGATTTACCTGCTGCTGGATTTGCTTTTGGATTAGAAAGAATAATTTTAGCACTTGAATCTTTAAATATCAGCTTAGTTGAAGAAAATTATTTGGATGCATATATAATAGGTTTGACTCCAAAAGCTAAACACTTTGCCAATATTTTGTTATTAATGTTGCGTAGTAGTGATTTAAAAGTTGATTTTGATTTTATGGATCGCAGTTTAAAATCTGCTTTTAAACAATCAGAAAAATTTAATGCTAAAAATATTATCATCATTGGAGATAATGAGTTAAAAGAAAATGTTGTGGTAATTAAAAATCAAATTACTAACAAAGAGCAAAAAGTTAAAATTGAAAATATTGTAGAAACTTTAAGAAAGGGGTTTTAA
- the aspS gene encoding aspartate--tRNA ligase, with protein sequence MKRTHTCGELNLKNVGTKVILQGWIAKIRKMGALTFIDLRDRYGITQLVIGEKLSSSLASLKPEYVIEVSGLVIERKSKNPDLATGAIEIEVNEIVIINKSELTPFEIKNQIESQEDTRLTYRYLDLRRPEMQNNLLVRSQMNHSIRNYFIENNFIEIETPVFGKSTPEGARDFLVPSRLNQGKFYALPQSPQLYKQLFMISGFDRYFQIVKCFRNEDLRIDRQPEFTQLDMEMSFANSEDVMQTIESLVKKVFLDIKKIKINEPITRLSWADAFDKYGNDKPDLRFGYEIKTLNDLFLKTTIPLFENINNKVIRAICVTGLLNKKDLEALTETAKQNSVEILPFVKFNNNEWSGSLASKLSDSEKQSLIEKYNLKEEATILFAVDDYIKASKALGAVRNHIAKLQDLLDPNIFKFAWITNFPLFEFSEEENRYVAAHHPFTMPSDECLDNFDTDKENATAKAYDLVLNGFEIGGGSQRITDPNIQQRMFDAIELTKEQVEQNFGWFVNAYRYGAPYHSGCALGLDRICMLLTGSENIREVIAFPKNSSGIDPMTNAPDAVTLSQLEELNLQIKK encoded by the coding sequence ATGAAACGTACTCACACTTGTGGTGAATTAAATTTAAAAAATGTTGGGACAAAAGTTATTTTACAAGGTTGAATTGCAAAAATTCGCAAAATGGGAGCCTTGACTTTTATTGATTTAAGGGATCGTTATGGAATTACTCAACTAGTAATTGGTGAAAAACTTAGTTCAAGTTTAGCAAGTTTAAAACCTGAATATGTTATTGAAGTTAGTGGACTTGTAATTGAAAGAAAATCAAAAAACCCTGACCTTGCAACTGGTGCAATTGAAATTGAAGTAAATGAAATTGTTATAATTAACAAGTCTGAATTGACTCCCTTTGAAATTAAAAATCAAATCGAGTCACAAGAAGATACTCGTTTAACTTATCGATATTTAGACTTAAGAAGACCAGAGATGCAAAATAATTTGTTGGTGCGTAGTCAAATGAATCATTCAATTCGAAATTATTTTATTGAAAATAATTTTATTGAAATTGAAACTCCAGTTTTTGGGAAATCAACTCCTGAAGGTGCTCGAGATTTTTTAGTGCCATCAAGATTAAACCAAGGTAAGTTTTATGCCTTACCACAATCTCCACAATTATATAAACAATTGTTTATGATCTCAGGATTTGATAGATACTTTCAAATTGTAAAATGTTTTCGAAATGAAGACTTAAGAATTGACCGTCAACCAGAATTTACTCAACTTGATATGGAAATGAGTTTTGCAAATAGTGAAGATGTTATGCAAACAATTGAAAGTCTAGTTAAAAAAGTTTTCTTAGACATTAAAAAAATTAAAATCAACGAACCAATCACCAGGTTGTCATGAGCTGATGCTTTTGATAAGTATGGCAATGATAAACCAGATCTGAGATTTGGTTATGAAATCAAAACTTTAAATGATTTATTTTTAAAAACAACAATACCATTGTTTGAAAATATTAATAATAAAGTAATTAGAGCAATTTGTGTTACTGGTTTATTAAATAAAAAAGATTTAGAAGCATTAACTGAAACTGCCAAACAAAATTCTGTTGAAATATTACCATTTGTTAAATTTAATAACAATGAATGAAGTGGGAGTTTAGCATCAAAACTATCTGACAGTGAAAAACAAAGTTTAATTGAAAAATATAATTTAAAAGAAGAGGCTACAATTTTATTTGCAGTTGATGATTATATAAAAGCATCAAAAGCCTTGGGAGCAGTTCGTAACCATATTGCAAAACTACAAGATCTTTTAGATCCAAATATTTTTAAATTTGCCTGAATTACAAATTTCCCTTTGTTTGAATTTTCAGAAGAAGAAAATCGTTATGTTGCAGCACATCATCCTTTTACAATGCCTAGTGATGAGTGTCTTGACAATTTTGATACTGATAAAGAAAATGCAACCGCCAAAGCTTATGACCTAGTTTTAAATGGTTTTGAAATTGGAGGAGGTAGTCAAAGAATTACAGATCCAAATATTCAACAAAGAATGTTTGACGCAATTGAATTAACAAAAGAACAAGTTGAACAGAACTTTGGTTGATTTGTTAATGCTTATCGTTATGGTGCACCTTACCATTCAGGTTGTGCTCTTGGTCTTGACAGAATCTGTATGTTATTAACTGGGAGTGAAAATATTCGAGAAGTCATTGCTTTTCCAAAAAACTCATCTGGAATTGATCCAATGACAAATGCTCCAGATGCAGTAACTCTAAGTCAACTTGAGGAATTAAATTTACAAATAAAAAAATAG